Proteins co-encoded in one Nitrospira sp. genomic window:
- a CDS encoding cadherin-like beta sandwich domain-containing protein → MMGRPFTIAVQYLAAIVFIALGLGTYGCGDSATVSEGPPVRLSSLAVTPPGALQPAFSSNVTDYRATISTTDSSVIVRATPESSTASMTIDGQPAGTAQGISVTLDSAPSTKSIFIRITDQSGAQTTYVVIVTRPASSNTDLRSLSLSPGPLNPAFRAGTTKYTAQVGSGTARVSVTATLQDPTAALDVDGQGTISGQARAIDLGDPGSSKDITIVVTAPNGSLKSYLVTVVRAALGGNFNLGKLTVSPGTLDPSFTANTTRYTVNVGSGTDRVVVTATPQESSSTLQVNGQVANSGQARTIDLQDPGLPTDIEVLVIAQNGSRQPYVITMNRAALSADNNLKTLSVTPGTLAPAFAQDQLPYTVDVATGVSSLTITATVQDSNASLMIDGQGISSGQPRKISPLAPPGSDTLITILVRAPSGTEKTYTVTVKRPLPSSDAALSALTVSAGTLNPSFAAGTLNYTVNVQASVDSLTVTATKSDPNAVASASGSVIAPPGVATGSVSSALGLGTTTLFTITVTAQDGVTTRPYTINVFRDSR, encoded by the coding sequence ATGATGGGACGTCCGTTCACCATTGCCGTGCAATACCTAGCCGCCATTGTTTTTATCGCACTTGGTTTGGGCACGTATGGGTGTGGCGATTCCGCCACAGTCTCGGAAGGGCCACCCGTAAGACTCTCTAGCTTAGCGGTCACCCCTCCTGGAGCCCTTCAACCGGCTTTTTCCTCCAACGTCACGGATTACCGAGCCACGATATCGACGACCGATAGCAGTGTCATAGTAAGAGCCACCCCTGAAAGTAGCACTGCCTCGATGACGATCGATGGGCAGCCGGCCGGCACTGCCCAGGGGATCTCAGTCACGTTAGATTCGGCCCCCTCGACGAAGAGCATCTTTATCCGCATCACGGACCAAAGCGGAGCGCAGACCACGTATGTGGTCATTGTAACCAGACCGGCCTCAAGCAATACCGATCTCCGAAGTTTATCCCTGTCGCCGGGCCCCCTCAACCCTGCGTTTAGGGCTGGCACAACAAAGTATACGGCACAGGTCGGCAGCGGCACGGCTCGAGTCAGCGTCACCGCAACTCTTCAGGACCCAACAGCGGCGCTCGACGTGGATGGCCAGGGCACTATTTCTGGGCAAGCCCGTGCCATCGACCTTGGAGATCCTGGATCGAGTAAGGACATTACCATTGTCGTGACAGCCCCGAATGGGAGTCTAAAGTCGTACCTTGTGACTGTGGTGCGAGCCGCCCTCGGAGGAAATTTCAATCTTGGGAAGCTGACCGTGTCGCCGGGTACGCTGGACCCTTCCTTTACGGCGAACACCACGAGATATACGGTCAATGTCGGCAGCGGCACTGACCGCGTGGTGGTGACCGCAACTCCACAGGAATCAAGCTCAACTCTACAGGTGAATGGACAAGTTGCCAATTCAGGTCAGGCACGTACCATCGACCTTCAAGATCCTGGCTTGCCCACAGACATAGAAGTTCTCGTGATAGCACAGAATGGCAGTCGGCAGCCGTACGTCATCACTATGAACCGAGCAGCGCTTTCGGCTGATAACAACTTGAAAACTCTCAGCGTGACACCAGGCACCCTGGCTCCTGCCTTTGCTCAGGACCAGCTGCCCTACACCGTAGACGTAGCCACCGGTGTCTCCAGTCTCACCATCACCGCAACGGTTCAGGATTCAAATGCCAGCTTGATGATTGATGGACAAGGAATCAGCTCCGGTCAACCACGCAAGATTTCTCCGCTGGCGCCCCCAGGATCGGACACGCTCATCACCATCCTCGTGCGAGCACCCAGTGGAACTGAAAAGACCTACACGGTCACCGTAAAACGACCGCTGCCATCAAGCGATGCCGCGCTCTCGGCTTTGACGGTGAGCGCAGGCACCTTGAATCCCAGCTTTGCCGCCGGGACACTGAATTATACGGTCAACGTCCAGGCCAGCGTCGACAGCCTAACGGTAACGGCGACCAAGTCTGATCCGAATGCAGTGGCATCCGCATCAGGGTCCGTGATCGCCCCACCAGGCGTTGCAACCGGAAGCGTGAGCAGTGCACTCGGCTTAGGAACCACGACCCTGTTCACGATTACCGTGACCGCACAGGATGGAGTGACTACAAGACCGTACACGATCAACGTCTTCAGAGATTCTCGCTAG
- a CDS encoding cadherin-like beta sandwich domain-containing protein, translated as MLMDLPHHASGERDYIAMRTLTVVRQYLAAAFLLVIGVIAYGCGDSATVNPVVELASLTVDPGTLQPAFSGGTTQYTVDISNNITSATITAQPAVAGDSVTINGQATTSSVIPLGAAGITTPVNIVVSETGTNSRTYTVLFVRAGLTGNNSLQDLSVSPGTLDSEFTANDLNYSVDVANTVGSIRVTPTLSDPAATMTVNGQATNSGQARTVTLNPAGQPTNIPIVVTAQNGTPKTYQVTVSRGVSGNNNLQGLTVSPGTLDRAFLASRTGYTVNVASTVVNITVTPRVQDPAATMTVNGQGTNSGQARTIQLGAEGSNTPIIITVTAQNGTQKTYTVGINRAARNGNNNLRILTVSPGTLTPSFDEGLLTYTVDVANNVGTINVTPTPDDSTATMTVNGQAIGSGQSRTVSLNPAGQDTNVPIVVTAQNGNAKSYLITVSRGVSSNNTLQSLTVSPGTLNPTFSANRTSYTVNVASTVTSVTVTPRVQDGTASMTVNGQPSTSGQAQTIQLGPAGSNTSVIIIVTAQNGTQRTYTVGINRAALGGNNNLSALTVSPGSLDATFNANDLSYTVEVGSSVSSITVTPTRQDPNATITVNGTPATSGQGRSITLNGAGLNTLINIVVTAPNSSQKPYAVTVERAALGGNNNLSALTVSPGTLSPPFSATRTRTDYAVNNVGSSDTNITVTATPQDSSASVTINGQGGSSRSISLPTGPSQTEIDVRVIAPNSNDKTYSITVNQPAPASPPAPTSAPDLIPEDDSCEPGIPDPAVCAPGTSKDDNVTNVTAPSFTVAQPAAGETPTLYVDGSIAKQGFDSGANTLTPTAALSDGVHTITSTVTNAGGLESPQSASLTVTIDTVAPGP; from the coding sequence ATGCTAATGGACCTGCCACATCACGCCTCTGGAGAAAGAGACTACATCGCCATGCGTACCTTGACCGTCGTGAGACAGTATCTCGCTGCCGCGTTTCTCCTTGTGATCGGTGTGATCGCCTATGGCTGTGGCGACTCAGCGACGGTAAACCCCGTGGTGGAACTTGCGAGCCTGACGGTCGACCCCGGCACGCTCCAACCAGCTTTCAGCGGGGGAACCACCCAATACACTGTTGATATTTCCAACAACATCACGAGCGCGACCATAACCGCTCAGCCTGCTGTGGCTGGCGACAGCGTGACGATCAACGGACAGGCCACGACCAGCAGCGTGATTCCGCTGGGCGCGGCGGGGATAACAACTCCCGTGAACATCGTCGTGTCAGAGACAGGCACGAATTCGAGAACCTACACTGTCCTTTTCGTGAGAGCTGGCTTAACTGGGAACAACTCGTTACAAGACCTGAGCGTGTCGCCCGGGACCCTGGATTCCGAATTCACTGCGAACGATCTCAACTATTCAGTCGACGTTGCCAATACTGTCGGAAGTATCAGAGTGACCCCCACGCTTTCCGATCCAGCCGCGACGATGACGGTGAATGGACAAGCCACCAACTCCGGGCAGGCCCGTACGGTAACTCTCAATCCTGCAGGCCAACCCACTAACATCCCGATTGTTGTGACCGCGCAGAACGGAACCCCGAAAACATACCAGGTAACGGTGAGTCGTGGAGTATCCGGTAATAATAACTTGCAGGGTTTGACTGTATCACCAGGCACCCTGGACCGCGCCTTTCTTGCGAGCCGGACGGGCTATACAGTGAATGTGGCGAGCACCGTGGTCAACATCACCGTCACGCCCAGGGTGCAAGATCCTGCTGCAACAATGACCGTGAATGGGCAAGGCACCAACTCCGGCCAAGCTCGAACTATTCAGTTGGGTGCAGAGGGTTCGAACACACCTATCATTATTACTGTGACAGCACAGAACGGCACCCAGAAAACCTACACAGTGGGTATCAACCGTGCCGCCCGTAATGGAAACAACAACCTCAGGATCTTAACTGTGTCGCCCGGGACCCTGACCCCCTCATTCGATGAGGGCCTACTAACCTATACAGTCGATGTGGCCAACAACGTCGGAACCATCAATGTAACTCCTACTCCCGACGATTCCACTGCCACAATGACGGTGAATGGGCAAGCCATCGGCTCAGGGCAGTCCCGCACAGTATCCCTCAACCCTGCAGGTCAAGACACTAACGTCCCCATCGTCGTAACGGCACAGAACGGAAATGCGAAAAGCTATTTGATTACTGTGAGTCGTGGAGTCTCCAGTAACAATACTCTGCAGAGCTTGACCGTTTCACCGGGGACCTTGAACCCGACTTTTAGCGCGAACAGAACGAGCTATACGGTGAATGTGGCGAGCACCGTGACCAGCGTGACAGTCACGCCCAGGGTGCAGGATGGCACTGCCAGCATGACCGTCAATGGACAACCCTCCACCTCCGGACAAGCTCAAACCATTCAATTGGGTCCAGCGGGTTCGAACACCTCCGTCATTATTATTGTGACGGCACAGAACGGCACTCAGAGAACTTACACAGTGGGTATCAATCGTGCCGCCCTTGGTGGGAATAACAATCTGTCGGCGCTAACCGTATCACCAGGTTCCTTGGACGCTACCTTCAATGCAAACGATCTGAGCTATACGGTGGAGGTGGGGAGCAGTGTATCCAGCATAACGGTCACGCCTACGCGGCAGGATCCTAATGCAACGATCACCGTGAATGGGACACCCGCTACGTCTGGTCAGGGCCGTTCCATTACGTTGAATGGAGCAGGATTGAATACCTTGATCAATATCGTAGTGACCGCACCCAATAGCAGCCAGAAACCCTATGCCGTCACTGTCGAGCGTGCCGCCCTTGGTGGAAACAACAATCTGTCGGCATTGACCGTATCACCGGGCACCCTGAGTCCCCCGTTTAGCGCAACCAGGACTAGGACTGACTATGCCGTAAACAACGTCGGCAGCAGCGATACCAATATCACTGTGACCGCCACTCCCCAGGATTCAAGCGCAAGCGTGACGATCAATGGACAAGGGGGGAGCTCCCGTTCCATCTCTCTCCCAACTGGCCCATCCCAAACCGAAATAGACGTTCGTGTGATTGCGCCAAACAGCAATGATAAGACGTACTCCATTACCGTCAACCAACCAGCGCCCGCTTCACCACCAGCACCGACAAGTGCACCGGACCTGATACCAGAGGATGACTCCTGTGAACCTGGTATTCCTGATCCTGCTGTGTGTGCCCCGGGCACTAGTAAGGATGACAACGTCACTAACGTCACAGCGCCGAGCTTCACCGTGGCCCAGCCAGCAGCAGGAGAAACCCCAACCCTCTATGTTGATGGGAGCATAGCCAAGCAAGGATTTGACTCGGGCGCCAATACCCTCACACCGACAGCAGCATTGAGTGACGGGGTACACACAATTACCAGTACCGTGACTAATGCAGGGGGCCTTGAATCTCCCCAGAGTGCGTCCTTGACTGTGACCATCGACACCGTAGCCCCTGGGCCATAG
- a CDS encoding cadherin-like beta sandwich domain-containing protein, translated as MNQSVTPPSQESDRRSMKQNFISPGQWLVTALFLVIGLSAYGCADTASVSEDVAAPLSNLTVTPGTLQPGFLANTTNYAVNAPTSATSVTVTAVPKDNTATVTINGIVTAAGQGRSVALGSPGSTTTILIVVETQTGLETTYTVTVTRLLSSDNNLSALTVTPGSLTPTFTSSTLDYTVNVATTVTSMTVSATKSDSNAMMTGSLTAGAGVATGQATNALGVPGTSTPVTITVTAPNGSANTYRITVNRAAPSSNNNLSALSVTPGTLDPTFAANTLSYTVNVETTVTSVDVSATKADANAVMSGDVTAGTGIATGQATIPLDGPGTSKVVSITVTAPSGASKPYTITVNRAASSNNNLSALTVTANAVVQPLAPDFNANNLPYTVNVATDVTEVTVTATKSDPNAVLSGSIADPGAGQGTGQATISLNGAGTPTSISITVTAPSGTFQTYTVTVNRAAPSSDANLAALTVTGAPLVPDFAANTTIYTLDVPFSVDSVTVSATKSDSNAVMSGDLTAGTGVPIGQETFLLIPLFPRTVSITVTAPNGDSKIYSVTITRAFF; from the coding sequence ATGAACCAGTCCGTCACTCCTCCATCACAAGAAAGTGATCGGCGTTCTATGAAACAGAACTTCATATCCCCAGGACAATGGCTCGTCACTGCCCTGTTCCTTGTCATCGGCTTAAGTGCCTACGGCTGCGCAGACACGGCGTCGGTATCGGAAGACGTCGCAGCACCCTTGTCCAACCTGACGGTCACCCCTGGAACCCTCCAACCTGGGTTTTTGGCCAATACCACGAACTACGCGGTCAATGCGCCGACATCCGCGACCAGCGTCACCGTGACCGCCGTCCCCAAAGACAATACGGCCACGGTCACGATCAATGGGATTGTAACCGCTGCGGGGCAGGGACGATCTGTCGCGCTCGGCTCTCCGGGATCGACCACGACCATCCTCATTGTGGTGGAAACACAGACTGGACTTGAGACCACCTATACCGTCACGGTTACGAGACTCCTATCGAGCGACAACAATCTGTCCGCCTTAACGGTGACACCAGGCTCCTTGACTCCCACCTTTACATCGAGCACCTTGGATTACACGGTGAACGTGGCAACCACCGTCACCAGCATGACCGTCTCCGCAACTAAATCAGACTCGAATGCCATGATGACTGGCTCGCTAACTGCAGGGGCAGGAGTCGCGACAGGACAAGCCACCAATGCACTTGGCGTGCCAGGGACCTCCACCCCTGTGACAATCACCGTAACCGCTCCGAATGGCAGCGCAAACACCTACCGTATCACGGTGAACCGAGCGGCGCCTTCGAGCAACAATAATCTGTCGGCCTTGAGCGTAACGCCGGGTACCCTAGACCCCACCTTTGCTGCGAATACACTGAGCTACACGGTAAATGTGGAAACCACTGTCACCAGCGTTGATGTTTCGGCAACCAAGGCCGATGCAAATGCCGTGATGTCCGGTGACGTCACAGCCGGAACTGGAATTGCCACAGGCCAAGCGACCATCCCGCTCGATGGGCCAGGGACAAGCAAGGTGGTATCGATCACCGTCACTGCACCCAGTGGAGCCTCTAAACCCTACACCATCACCGTAAATCGCGCCGCATCGAGCAACAATAATCTGTCGGCCTTGACGGTAACAGCGAATGCCGTGGTGCAACCGTTGGCTCCAGATTTTAATGCGAACAACTTACCCTACACGGTAAACGTAGCCACCGACGTCACGGAAGTGACTGTCACGGCAACCAAATCGGATCCAAATGCTGTTCTGTCCGGGTCGATCGCAGATCCTGGAGCAGGGCAAGGGACCGGTCAAGCAACCATTTCTCTGAACGGAGCAGGAACACCCACCTCGATATCGATCACCGTCACTGCACCAAGTGGAACCTTTCAAACATATACCGTCACAGTAAACCGAGCGGCGCCATCGAGCGACGCCAACCTGGCGGCATTGACTGTGACAGGAGCCCCCTTGGTTCCTGACTTTGCTGCCAATACCACGATCTACACACTGGATGTTCCATTCAGTGTCGACAGCGTGACCGTCTCGGCCACAAAATCCGACTCGAATGCCGTGATGTCAGGTGACCTAACAGCCGGGACCGGGGTTCCAATAGGTCAAGAGACCTTTCTACTCATACCACTGTTTCCCAGAACAGTATCGATCACTGTCACGGCTCCGAATGGAGACTCAAAGATATACTCTGTGACGATCACTCGCGCATTCTTCTAG
- a CDS encoding DUF4340 domain-containing protein — protein sequence MRYWPTLLMFLALAGLGGYLYLVEFPAQQREEKQDRAQKQVLPFPETAITGLRITTAQGPIELKLAEPGKWSIVAPLQADADHREVQALIRALVTGTVTRMVEEQATQLAAFGLEQPVTTLTVMAGTQHETISIGDSGPLSNTLYVLRASDRSVLLTNLAPKDFINKSLMAFRRKELLRFVQNDIERVRLTYATTEVVLYNMAKDKPKPSWKIRYPIEAEADQNEVRSLMFRLEDLKALGIIDPGPERDSVAKTLTTPKLKITLHTAAGDQSVRLYQPDPQSGEAIAETTADGPLYRINPILIRDLTKELFTLQDKRLLGLDSTDIAVLSVKTREHQYVLINQTGEWLLEDQPTEKISQEAADLFVSRVANLPAEERVMKQSAPLAPYGLLAPAAEFVVTGKDGQTTGKLTLGNKAGNLLYATGQRLQGVFQVRPDLLTQIPSKAELLAKSQGASQSGH from the coding sequence ATGCGCTACTGGCCGACTCTACTCATGTTCCTCGCGCTGGCTGGCCTCGGAGGCTATCTCTATCTCGTGGAGTTTCCCGCCCAGCAGCGAGAAGAAAAACAGGACCGTGCACAGAAACAAGTCCTGCCCTTCCCCGAAACCGCCATCACCGGACTCAGGATCACCACCGCGCAGGGGCCTATCGAATTAAAGCTGGCAGAACCTGGTAAATGGTCGATTGTGGCTCCGCTTCAAGCAGATGCCGATCATCGCGAAGTGCAGGCGCTGATTCGAGCGCTCGTGACAGGAACCGTCACCAGAATGGTCGAGGAGCAGGCGACACAGTTGGCGGCCTTCGGGCTTGAACAGCCGGTGACCACCCTCACCGTCATGGCCGGGACACAACACGAGACAATTTCAATCGGCGACAGTGGTCCGCTGTCCAATACCCTCTATGTGCTTCGGGCATCGGACCGGAGCGTGTTACTGACCAACCTGGCGCCGAAGGACTTCATCAATAAGTCGTTGATGGCATTCCGTCGAAAAGAGCTCTTGCGGTTTGTCCAGAATGATATCGAACGGGTCCGCTTGACCTATGCCACCACCGAAGTCGTGCTCTACAACATGGCCAAGGATAAGCCGAAGCCGTCGTGGAAGATCCGCTATCCCATCGAAGCCGAAGCCGACCAGAACGAAGTCCGCTCCTTGATGTTTCGGTTGGAAGATCTGAAAGCACTCGGCATCATCGATCCAGGTCCTGAACGAGACAGCGTGGCCAAGACTCTGACGACCCCCAAGCTAAAAATCACGCTGCATACGGCAGCCGGTGATCAGTCCGTCCGGCTGTATCAACCGGACCCCCAGAGCGGAGAAGCCATCGCGGAGACCACCGCCGACGGCCCGCTCTATCGCATCAACCCTATACTGATCAGAGATCTCACGAAAGAACTCTTCACGCTCCAGGACAAACGGCTGCTCGGCCTCGACTCCACCGACATCGCCGTGTTGTCGGTGAAGACGAGAGAACATCAGTATGTCTTGATCAACCAAACTGGCGAATGGCTGCTCGAAGATCAGCCCACCGAGAAGATTAGCCAAGAAGCGGCAGATCTCTTTGTCAGCCGGGTCGCGAATCTTCCCGCAGAAGAACGCGTCATGAAACAATCCGCACCACTGGCCCCTTACGGGCTACTTGCGCCCGCCGCAGAATTTGTGGTGACGGGCAAGGACGGCCAGACCACAGGGAAACTGACTCTCGGCAACAAGGCAGGCAATCTCCTCTATGCCACCGGCCAACGTCTGCAAGGAGTCTTTCAGGTACGCCCGGATCTCCTCACACAGATCCCCTCCAAGGCCGAGCTCCTCGCCAAATCGCAGGGCGCTTCACAATCCGGGCACTGA